The sequence GCATCGCCTTCAAACAAGGATCTTCATTGAGATGTTCCGTCGGTGCAGGTGGCTCATTCACCAACACAATCGCCGGACGATGCAGCAACGCCCGAGCGAGCCCCAGGGTGTATCGAGCACTGATCGACAATCCATCGGGTGTGCCGAGGTTCCCACCGGCGTTCTGGCCCGGTCGCCCAACACGCGATTCGGCGATAGGTCCAACGATCGTATCCAAGCCGTCACTGAGCCGGGTGATTCGCTCGTACAAGCCAAGCCCCTCCAGCACATTAACCATGTCACGCTTATCAACGCTTTGATCCAGCCCTGACATCAGGTTATCGGTAATCGTGCCTTCCCACAGCGGACCATCCGGGGCAATCCACATCACCTGTTTGGCAAGTGCCTTGGGATGGATATCGCGAAGGTTGATGCCATCAATCTGCAACACTCCATTGCTAGGCCGACCAAAGCCCATCATCAACTCCACCAGCGAACGGGTAGACAATTCATCCGAACCCAAGAATGCAACCAACGACTTGGGCCGCAGCGACAGGCTCAAGTTGTTGAGAATCGATTTGCCGGACGAGTCCTTCAGTGAGATGTTTTGCATATCGACCGACTCACGCAGCCCAGCCAGTCCAACACGCTGTTCGCTCGGAGCCCCGTCATCATGGTGCTGCAAGTAGAGGTAGATCCCCTCACATGCACGGCTACTACGCCGAAGCTGTCGAGCCAACTGGTTCAGCCGGCCGGCCGAAAACGCCGCTCCAGTCAACGCCAACCCCAACACCAGCGATGCCGGCAGACTCAAACCATAATGGTCCAGCCCACCATCCCTGACATCTTCGGACAGAATGTTCGCACCCAGCCCCATAACTAAAACCGCAATCGCCACACTTCCAGCGATCATCAGCACGGGCCACAACCGGCCACGTCGAGCGTCGTCACCCACCAGGCGACGATCCAACGACTCAAGTTCCCCTTCATAGGCTTGGTCAGCTTGTTGACCAGCTTGCAACCGAGCCATCATCGGCGCGTCGCCAATCAAGTTAATCAACCGTTCACGAATCTCGGGGATTTCAAATCGAGAGAGCTCTAGCCATTCCGGATTTCGCAACCGACCATACAACTTCCAAATCGCGGCACCGCTGATCACCGCTAGCAACGCTAACCAAATATTGACCATCAGCGCCAACACAATGCATCCAACCAGCATAAAAATGCTTCGAGGGATCACTCGGTACCAAAGCGACAAACCCATCCCGAGTTCGGGCAAATCTTTTCCAATCAGTTGAGCCGCACGGATTCGCTGAGCCGCAGCGCCCTCGATCTCGGCGCGTCGCAAGCTT is a genomic window of Neorhodopirellula lusitana containing:
- a CDS encoding ABC transporter ATP-binding protein, whose translation is MNRFTTLRQPRSEATKSGAGFHWLWATIAGLLVPVMLVLFGVVAELIDDGGIRTGTIRLGSYLGVPLPQGFVSQDSFTQLTQLVLVALAITVCFCLAIWLNRRTSDRLTRGVVRSLHQRMFQQSLRRAEIEGAAAQRIRAAQLIGKDLPELGMGLSLWYRVIPRSIFMLVGCIVLALMVNIWLALLAVISGAAIWKLYGRLRNPEWLELSRFEIPEIRERLINLIGDAPMMARLQAGQQADQAYEGELESLDRRLVGDDARRGRLWPVLMIAGSVAIAVLVMGLGANILSEDVRDGGLDHYGLSLPASLVLGLALTGAAFSAGRLNQLARQLRRSSRACEGIYLYLQHHDDGAPSEQRVGLAGLRESVDMQNISLKDSSGKSILNNLSLSLRPKSLVAFLGSDELSTRSLVELMMGFGRPSNGVLQIDGINLRDIHPKALAKQVMWIAPDGPLWEGTITDNLMSGLDQSVDKRDMVNVLEGLGLYERITRLSDGLDTIVGPIAESRVGRPGQNAGGNLGTPDGLSISARYTLGLARALLHRPAIVLVNEPPAPTEHLNEDPCLKAMRQLADLGSLVVVLPNRLQTMRHCDRVVLLNGANLVGEGKHAELLNSSDLYRHLNYLLFNPYRHRASN